A window of the Hypomesus transpacificus isolate Combined female chromosome 10, fHypTra1, whole genome shotgun sequence genome harbors these coding sequences:
- the LOC124472148 gene encoding WD repeat-containing protein 48 isoform X4 encodes MATHHRQNAAGRRKVQVSYVIRDEVEKYNRNGVNALQLDPALNRLFTAGRDSIIRIWSVNQHKDPYIASMEHHTDWVNDIVLCCNGKTLISASSDTTVKVWNAHKGFCMSTLRTHKDYVKALAYAKDKELVASAGLDRQIFLWDVNTLTALTASNNTVTTSSLSGNKDSIYSLAMNQMGTVIVSGSTEKVLRVWDPRTCAKLMKLKGHTDNVKSLLLNRDGTQCLSGSSDGTIRLWSLGQQRCIATYRFHDEGVWALQVNEAFTHIYSGGRDKKIYCTDLRNPDIRVLICEEKAPVLKMELDRSADPPPAIWVSTTKSSVNKWSLKAMHNFRASGDYDNDCSTPLTPLCTQPEQVIKGGASIIQCHILNDKRHILTKDTNNNVAFWDVLKACKGEDLGKIEFDEEIKKRFKMVYVPNWFSVDLKTGMLTITLDESDCFAAWVSAKDAGFSSSDGSDPKLNLGGLLLQALLEFWPRTHINPMDEEENEVNHVNGEQETRVQKGNGYFQVPPHTPVIFGEAGGRTLFRLLCRDSGGETESMLLNETVPQWVIDITVDKNMPKFNKIPFYLQPHSSSGAKTLKKDRLSASDMLQVRKVMEHVYEKIINLDNESQTTSSSANDKPGETEKEEDMAMLAEEKIELMCQDQVLDPNMDLRTVKHFIWKSGGDLTLHYRQKAT; translated from the exons ATGGCGACTCACCACAGACAGAATGCTGCTGGGCGGAGGAAAGTACAG GTTTCATACGTCATCAGAGATGAAGTTGAAAAATACAATCGCAATGGGGTGAATGCTCTTCAGCTTGACCCAGCCTTGAATAGGCTTTTCACAGCTGGGAGGGACTCCATCATCAGGATATGGAGTGTCAACCAGCACAAG GATCCATACATTGCCTCTATGGAACACCATACAGACTGGGTCAATGATATCGTGCTCTGTTGCAATGGAAAGACTT TGATATCTGCTTCATCAGATACAACCGTTAAAGTCTGGAATGCCCATAAAGGCTTCTGTATGTCAACATTACGGACACACAAG GATTATGTCAAAGCTTTAGCGTATGCTAAAGACAAGGAGCTGGTGGCATCAGCTGGCCTGGACCGACAGATCTTTCTATGGGATGTGAACACATTAACAGCTTTGACAGCCTCCAACAACACTGTCACCA CCTCTTCTCTCAGTGGGAACAAAGACTCCATATACAGCCTGGCGATGAACCAGATGGGCACAGTCATTGTGTCAGGTTCCACAGAAAAG GTTCTTAGAGTATGGGACCCTCGGACATGTGCTAAATTGATGAAATTGAAAGGCCACACAGACAACGTCAAATCGCTGTTGTTGAATAGAGATGGCACCCAG TGTCTGTCAGGCAGTTCAGATGGGACCATCCGTCTGTGGTCTTTGGGTCAGCAGAGGTGTATCGCCACCTATCGTTTCCATGACGAAGGTGTGTGGGCTCTGCAAGTCAATGAGGCCTTCACACACATCTACTCTGGAGGCCGGGACAAGAAGATCTACTGCACCGACCTGCGTAACCCAGACATTCGTGTGCTCATCTGTGAAGAGAAGGCTCCTGTCCTCAAG ATGGAACTGGACAGATCTGCAGACCCACCTCCTGCTATTTGGGTCTCTACCACCAAGTCATCTGTAAACAAATGG TCTTTGAAGGCAATGCACAACTTTAGAGCATCAGGGGACTATGACAACGATTGCAGCACTCCCCTCACCCCACTCTGTACGCAACCTGAGCAAGTCATCAAAG GAGGTGCCAGTATAATTCAGTGTCACATACTAAATGACAAAAGACACATTCTTACCAAAGACACCAACAACAATGTGGCTTTCTGGGATGTACTGAAG GCTTGCAAGGGTGAGGACCTGGGAAAAATTGAGTTTGATGAAGAGATCAAGAAGCGTTTCAAGATGGTCTACGTACCAAACTGGTTTTCTGTCGATCTCAAAACAGGG ATGCTGACCATCACGTTGGATGAGAGCGACTGCTTCGCTGCCTGGGTGTCGGCTAAAGATGCTGGATTCTCCAGCTCAGATGGATCGGATCCCAAGT TAAACCTGGGTGGACTGCTGCTTCAGGCTCTGCTGGAGTTCTGGCCTAGGACACATATCAACCccatggatgaggaggagaacgaGGTCAACCATG TGAACGGGGAACAGGAGACCAGGGTGCAGAAAGGGAATGGGTATTTCCAGGTGCCACCTCACACTCCGGTCATCtttggggaggctggagggagaactTTATTCCG GCTGTTATGTAGGGATTCAGGTGGAGAGACTGAGTCCATGTTATTAAATGAGACAGTTCCACAGTGGGTGATTGACATAACTGTGGAT aAAAATATGCCCAAGTTCAACAAAATTCCATTTTACCTCCAGCCCCATTCTTCTTCCGGTGCAAAAACCCTGAAAAA GGACCGCCTGTCAGCCAGTGACATGCTGCAGGTGAGGAAGGTCATGGAGCACGTATATGAGAAGATCATCAACCTTGACAACGAGTCTCAGACCACCAGCTCCTCAGCCAATGACAagccaggagagacagagaaagaggaggatatGGCGAtgctggcagaggagaagatTGAACTCATGTGTCAGGACCAG GTCTTAGATCCCAACATGGACCTGCGAACAGTTAAACATTTTATCTGGAAGAGTGGAGGGGACTTGACGCTTCACTATAGACAGAAAGCAACGTGA
- the LOC124472148 gene encoding WD repeat-containing protein 48 isoform X3: protein MATHHRQNAAGRRKVQVSYVIRDEVEKYNRNGVNALQLDPALNRLFTAGRDSIIRIWSVNQHKQDPYIASMEHHTDWVNDIVLCCNGKTLISASSDTTVKVWNAHKGFCMSTLRTHKDYVKALAYAKDKELVASAGLDRQIFLWDVNTLTALTASNNTVTTSSLSGNKDSIYSLAMNQMGTVIVSGSTEKVLRVWDPRTCAKLMKLKGHTDNVKSLLLNRDGTQCLSGSSDGTIRLWSLGQQRCIATYRFHDEGVWALQVNEAFTHIYSGGRDKKIYCTDLRNPDIRVLICEEKAPVLKMELDRSADPPPAIWVSTTKSSVNKWSLKAMHNFRASGDYDNDCSTPLTPLCTQPEQVIKGGASIIQCHILNDKRHILTKDTNNNVAFWDVLKACKGEDLGKIEFDEEIKKRFKMVYVPNWFSVDLKTGMLTITLDESDCFAAWVSAKDAGFSSSDGSDPKLNLGGLLLQALLEFWPRTHINPMDEEENEVNHVNGEQETRVQKGNGYFQVPPHTPVIFGEAGGRTLFRLLCRDSGGETESMLLNETVPQWVIDITVDKNMPKFNKIPFYLQPHSSSGAKTLKKDRLSASDMLQVRKVMEHVYEKIINLDNESQTTSSSANDKPGETEKEEDMAMLAEEKIELMCQDQVLDPNMDLRTVKHFIWKSGGDLTLHYRQKAT, encoded by the exons ATGGCGACTCACCACAGACAGAATGCTGCTGGGCGGAGGAAAGTACAG GTTTCATACGTCATCAGAGATGAAGTTGAAAAATACAATCGCAATGGGGTGAATGCTCTTCAGCTTGACCCAGCCTTGAATAGGCTTTTCACAGCTGGGAGGGACTCCATCATCAGGATATGGAGTGTCAACCAGCACAAG CAGGATCCATACATTGCCTCTATGGAACACCATACAGACTGGGTCAATGATATCGTGCTCTGTTGCAATGGAAAGACTT TGATATCTGCTTCATCAGATACAACCGTTAAAGTCTGGAATGCCCATAAAGGCTTCTGTATGTCAACATTACGGACACACAAG GATTATGTCAAAGCTTTAGCGTATGCTAAAGACAAGGAGCTGGTGGCATCAGCTGGCCTGGACCGACAGATCTTTCTATGGGATGTGAACACATTAACAGCTTTGACAGCCTCCAACAACACTGTCACCA CCTCTTCTCTCAGTGGGAACAAAGACTCCATATACAGCCTGGCGATGAACCAGATGGGCACAGTCATTGTGTCAGGTTCCACAGAAAAG GTTCTTAGAGTATGGGACCCTCGGACATGTGCTAAATTGATGAAATTGAAAGGCCACACAGACAACGTCAAATCGCTGTTGTTGAATAGAGATGGCACCCAG TGTCTGTCAGGCAGTTCAGATGGGACCATCCGTCTGTGGTCTTTGGGTCAGCAGAGGTGTATCGCCACCTATCGTTTCCATGACGAAGGTGTGTGGGCTCTGCAAGTCAATGAGGCCTTCACACACATCTACTCTGGAGGCCGGGACAAGAAGATCTACTGCACCGACCTGCGTAACCCAGACATTCGTGTGCTCATCTGTGAAGAGAAGGCTCCTGTCCTCAAG ATGGAACTGGACAGATCTGCAGACCCACCTCCTGCTATTTGGGTCTCTACCACCAAGTCATCTGTAAACAAATGG TCTTTGAAGGCAATGCACAACTTTAGAGCATCAGGGGACTATGACAACGATTGCAGCACTCCCCTCACCCCACTCTGTACGCAACCTGAGCAAGTCATCAAAG GAGGTGCCAGTATAATTCAGTGTCACATACTAAATGACAAAAGACACATTCTTACCAAAGACACCAACAACAATGTGGCTTTCTGGGATGTACTGAAG GCTTGCAAGGGTGAGGACCTGGGAAAAATTGAGTTTGATGAAGAGATCAAGAAGCGTTTCAAGATGGTCTACGTACCAAACTGGTTTTCTGTCGATCTCAAAACAGGG ATGCTGACCATCACGTTGGATGAGAGCGACTGCTTCGCTGCCTGGGTGTCGGCTAAAGATGCTGGATTCTCCAGCTCAGATGGATCGGATCCCAAGT TAAACCTGGGTGGACTGCTGCTTCAGGCTCTGCTGGAGTTCTGGCCTAGGACACATATCAACCccatggatgaggaggagaacgaGGTCAACCATG TGAACGGGGAACAGGAGACCAGGGTGCAGAAAGGGAATGGGTATTTCCAGGTGCCACCTCACACTCCGGTCATCtttggggaggctggagggagaactTTATTCCG GCTGTTATGTAGGGATTCAGGTGGAGAGACTGAGTCCATGTTATTAAATGAGACAGTTCCACAGTGGGTGATTGACATAACTGTGGAT aAAAATATGCCCAAGTTCAACAAAATTCCATTTTACCTCCAGCCCCATTCTTCTTCCGGTGCAAAAACCCTGAAAAA GGACCGCCTGTCAGCCAGTGACATGCTGCAGGTGAGGAAGGTCATGGAGCACGTATATGAGAAGATCATCAACCTTGACAACGAGTCTCAGACCACCAGCTCCTCAGCCAATGACAagccaggagagacagagaaagaggaggatatGGCGAtgctggcagaggagaagatTGAACTCATGTGTCAGGACCAG GTCTTAGATCCCAACATGGACCTGCGAACAGTTAAACATTTTATCTGGAAGAGTGGAGGGGACTTGACGCTTCACTATAGACAGAAAGCAACGTGA
- the LOC124472148 gene encoding WD repeat-containing protein 48 isoform X2, translated as MATHHRQNAAGRRKVQVSYVIRDEVEKYNRNGVNALQLDPALNRLFTAGRDSIIRIWSVNQHKDPYIASMEHHTDWVNDIVLCCNGKTLISASSDTTVKVWNAHKGFCMSTLRTHKDYVKALAYAKDKELVASAGLDRQIFLWDVNTLTALTASNNTVTSKDCFNLFEHSSRQASSLSGNKDSIYSLAMNQMGTVIVSGSTEKVLRVWDPRTCAKLMKLKGHTDNVKSLLLNRDGTQCLSGSSDGTIRLWSLGQQRCIATYRFHDEGVWALQVNEAFTHIYSGGRDKKIYCTDLRNPDIRVLICEEKAPVLKMELDRSADPPPAIWVSTTKSSVNKWSLKAMHNFRASGDYDNDCSTPLTPLCTQPEQVIKGGASIIQCHILNDKRHILTKDTNNNVAFWDVLKACKGEDLGKIEFDEEIKKRFKMVYVPNWFSVDLKTGMLTITLDESDCFAAWVSAKDAGFSSSDGSDPKLNLGGLLLQALLEFWPRTHINPMDEEENEVNHVNGEQETRVQKGNGYFQVPPHTPVIFGEAGGRTLFRLLCRDSGGETESMLLNETVPQWVIDITVDKNMPKFNKIPFYLQPHSSSGAKTLKKDRLSASDMLQVRKVMEHVYEKIINLDNESQTTSSSANDKPGETEKEEDMAMLAEEKIELMCQDQVLDPNMDLRTVKHFIWKSGGDLTLHYRQKAT; from the exons ATGGCGACTCACCACAGACAGAATGCTGCTGGGCGGAGGAAAGTACAG GTTTCATACGTCATCAGAGATGAAGTTGAAAAATACAATCGCAATGGGGTGAATGCTCTTCAGCTTGACCCAGCCTTGAATAGGCTTTTCACAGCTGGGAGGGACTCCATCATCAGGATATGGAGTGTCAACCAGCACAAG GATCCATACATTGCCTCTATGGAACACCATACAGACTGGGTCAATGATATCGTGCTCTGTTGCAATGGAAAGACTT TGATATCTGCTTCATCAGATACAACCGTTAAAGTCTGGAATGCCCATAAAGGCTTCTGTATGTCAACATTACGGACACACAAG GATTATGTCAAAGCTTTAGCGTATGCTAAAGACAAGGAGCTGGTGGCATCAGCTGGCCTGGACCGACAGATCTTTCTATGGGATGTGAACACATTAACAGCTTTGACAGCCTCCAACAACACTGTCACCAGTAAGGACTGTTTCAACCTTTTTGAACACTCTTCACGTCAAG CCTCTTCTCTCAGTGGGAACAAAGACTCCATATACAGCCTGGCGATGAACCAGATGGGCACAGTCATTGTGTCAGGTTCCACAGAAAAG GTTCTTAGAGTATGGGACCCTCGGACATGTGCTAAATTGATGAAATTGAAAGGCCACACAGACAACGTCAAATCGCTGTTGTTGAATAGAGATGGCACCCAG TGTCTGTCAGGCAGTTCAGATGGGACCATCCGTCTGTGGTCTTTGGGTCAGCAGAGGTGTATCGCCACCTATCGTTTCCATGACGAAGGTGTGTGGGCTCTGCAAGTCAATGAGGCCTTCACACACATCTACTCTGGAGGCCGGGACAAGAAGATCTACTGCACCGACCTGCGTAACCCAGACATTCGTGTGCTCATCTGTGAAGAGAAGGCTCCTGTCCTCAAG ATGGAACTGGACAGATCTGCAGACCCACCTCCTGCTATTTGGGTCTCTACCACCAAGTCATCTGTAAACAAATGG TCTTTGAAGGCAATGCACAACTTTAGAGCATCAGGGGACTATGACAACGATTGCAGCACTCCCCTCACCCCACTCTGTACGCAACCTGAGCAAGTCATCAAAG GAGGTGCCAGTATAATTCAGTGTCACATACTAAATGACAAAAGACACATTCTTACCAAAGACACCAACAACAATGTGGCTTTCTGGGATGTACTGAAG GCTTGCAAGGGTGAGGACCTGGGAAAAATTGAGTTTGATGAAGAGATCAAGAAGCGTTTCAAGATGGTCTACGTACCAAACTGGTTTTCTGTCGATCTCAAAACAGGG ATGCTGACCATCACGTTGGATGAGAGCGACTGCTTCGCTGCCTGGGTGTCGGCTAAAGATGCTGGATTCTCCAGCTCAGATGGATCGGATCCCAAGT TAAACCTGGGTGGACTGCTGCTTCAGGCTCTGCTGGAGTTCTGGCCTAGGACACATATCAACCccatggatgaggaggagaacgaGGTCAACCATG TGAACGGGGAACAGGAGACCAGGGTGCAGAAAGGGAATGGGTATTTCCAGGTGCCACCTCACACTCCGGTCATCtttggggaggctggagggagaactTTATTCCG GCTGTTATGTAGGGATTCAGGTGGAGAGACTGAGTCCATGTTATTAAATGAGACAGTTCCACAGTGGGTGATTGACATAACTGTGGAT aAAAATATGCCCAAGTTCAACAAAATTCCATTTTACCTCCAGCCCCATTCTTCTTCCGGTGCAAAAACCCTGAAAAA GGACCGCCTGTCAGCCAGTGACATGCTGCAGGTGAGGAAGGTCATGGAGCACGTATATGAGAAGATCATCAACCTTGACAACGAGTCTCAGACCACCAGCTCCTCAGCCAATGACAagccaggagagacagagaaagaggaggatatGGCGAtgctggcagaggagaagatTGAACTCATGTGTCAGGACCAG GTCTTAGATCCCAACATGGACCTGCGAACAGTTAAACATTTTATCTGGAAGAGTGGAGGGGACTTGACGCTTCACTATAGACAGAAAGCAACGTGA
- the LOC124472148 gene encoding WD repeat-containing protein 48 isoform X1, protein MATHHRQNAAGRRKVQVSYVIRDEVEKYNRNGVNALQLDPALNRLFTAGRDSIIRIWSVNQHKQDPYIASMEHHTDWVNDIVLCCNGKTLISASSDTTVKVWNAHKGFCMSTLRTHKDYVKALAYAKDKELVASAGLDRQIFLWDVNTLTALTASNNTVTSKDCFNLFEHSSRQASSLSGNKDSIYSLAMNQMGTVIVSGSTEKVLRVWDPRTCAKLMKLKGHTDNVKSLLLNRDGTQCLSGSSDGTIRLWSLGQQRCIATYRFHDEGVWALQVNEAFTHIYSGGRDKKIYCTDLRNPDIRVLICEEKAPVLKMELDRSADPPPAIWVSTTKSSVNKWSLKAMHNFRASGDYDNDCSTPLTPLCTQPEQVIKGGASIIQCHILNDKRHILTKDTNNNVAFWDVLKACKGEDLGKIEFDEEIKKRFKMVYVPNWFSVDLKTGMLTITLDESDCFAAWVSAKDAGFSSSDGSDPKLNLGGLLLQALLEFWPRTHINPMDEEENEVNHVNGEQETRVQKGNGYFQVPPHTPVIFGEAGGRTLFRLLCRDSGGETESMLLNETVPQWVIDITVDKNMPKFNKIPFYLQPHSSSGAKTLKKDRLSASDMLQVRKVMEHVYEKIINLDNESQTTSSSANDKPGETEKEEDMAMLAEEKIELMCQDQVLDPNMDLRTVKHFIWKSGGDLTLHYRQKAT, encoded by the exons ATGGCGACTCACCACAGACAGAATGCTGCTGGGCGGAGGAAAGTACAG GTTTCATACGTCATCAGAGATGAAGTTGAAAAATACAATCGCAATGGGGTGAATGCTCTTCAGCTTGACCCAGCCTTGAATAGGCTTTTCACAGCTGGGAGGGACTCCATCATCAGGATATGGAGTGTCAACCAGCACAAG CAGGATCCATACATTGCCTCTATGGAACACCATACAGACTGGGTCAATGATATCGTGCTCTGTTGCAATGGAAAGACTT TGATATCTGCTTCATCAGATACAACCGTTAAAGTCTGGAATGCCCATAAAGGCTTCTGTATGTCAACATTACGGACACACAAG GATTATGTCAAAGCTTTAGCGTATGCTAAAGACAAGGAGCTGGTGGCATCAGCTGGCCTGGACCGACAGATCTTTCTATGGGATGTGAACACATTAACAGCTTTGACAGCCTCCAACAACACTGTCACCAGTAAGGACTGTTTCAACCTTTTTGAACACTCTTCACGTCAAG CCTCTTCTCTCAGTGGGAACAAAGACTCCATATACAGCCTGGCGATGAACCAGATGGGCACAGTCATTGTGTCAGGTTCCACAGAAAAG GTTCTTAGAGTATGGGACCCTCGGACATGTGCTAAATTGATGAAATTGAAAGGCCACACAGACAACGTCAAATCGCTGTTGTTGAATAGAGATGGCACCCAG TGTCTGTCAGGCAGTTCAGATGGGACCATCCGTCTGTGGTCTTTGGGTCAGCAGAGGTGTATCGCCACCTATCGTTTCCATGACGAAGGTGTGTGGGCTCTGCAAGTCAATGAGGCCTTCACACACATCTACTCTGGAGGCCGGGACAAGAAGATCTACTGCACCGACCTGCGTAACCCAGACATTCGTGTGCTCATCTGTGAAGAGAAGGCTCCTGTCCTCAAG ATGGAACTGGACAGATCTGCAGACCCACCTCCTGCTATTTGGGTCTCTACCACCAAGTCATCTGTAAACAAATGG TCTTTGAAGGCAATGCACAACTTTAGAGCATCAGGGGACTATGACAACGATTGCAGCACTCCCCTCACCCCACTCTGTACGCAACCTGAGCAAGTCATCAAAG GAGGTGCCAGTATAATTCAGTGTCACATACTAAATGACAAAAGACACATTCTTACCAAAGACACCAACAACAATGTGGCTTTCTGGGATGTACTGAAG GCTTGCAAGGGTGAGGACCTGGGAAAAATTGAGTTTGATGAAGAGATCAAGAAGCGTTTCAAGATGGTCTACGTACCAAACTGGTTTTCTGTCGATCTCAAAACAGGG ATGCTGACCATCACGTTGGATGAGAGCGACTGCTTCGCTGCCTGGGTGTCGGCTAAAGATGCTGGATTCTCCAGCTCAGATGGATCGGATCCCAAGT TAAACCTGGGTGGACTGCTGCTTCAGGCTCTGCTGGAGTTCTGGCCTAGGACACATATCAACCccatggatgaggaggagaacgaGGTCAACCATG TGAACGGGGAACAGGAGACCAGGGTGCAGAAAGGGAATGGGTATTTCCAGGTGCCACCTCACACTCCGGTCATCtttggggaggctggagggagaactTTATTCCG GCTGTTATGTAGGGATTCAGGTGGAGAGACTGAGTCCATGTTATTAAATGAGACAGTTCCACAGTGGGTGATTGACATAACTGTGGAT aAAAATATGCCCAAGTTCAACAAAATTCCATTTTACCTCCAGCCCCATTCTTCTTCCGGTGCAAAAACCCTGAAAAA GGACCGCCTGTCAGCCAGTGACATGCTGCAGGTGAGGAAGGTCATGGAGCACGTATATGAGAAGATCATCAACCTTGACAACGAGTCTCAGACCACCAGCTCCTCAGCCAATGACAagccaggagagacagagaaagaggaggatatGGCGAtgctggcagaggagaagatTGAACTCATGTGTCAGGACCAG GTCTTAGATCCCAACATGGACCTGCGAACAGTTAAACATTTTATCTGGAAGAGTGGAGGGGACTTGACGCTTCACTATAGACAGAAAGCAACGTGA